A genomic stretch from Thermomonospora umbrina includes:
- a CDS encoding ATP-binding protein — protein sequence MAKRSAGRDDRRRGPRAARLAAPTAVGGLTAVVTALTMSLDLVELTAPGQLAVMGGVTVLAGLVAWGSQRGTDADDTGHPPPALTGNGTPAQLPPVIAHFTGRSSTLGELHDLFADTAPRGRRRGPDRTAPHVVSIHGPAGVGKSALATRFAHEIAARYPDGQLYFDLRGGRDARVRPEEVLIGFLLALGVRLTTDPGGLQELQKLWWSWARGRRILVFLDNAQDAEQVHALIPPEPGCAVLVTSRQPLYLRNTHDRRLREFTESQGIELLARLAGDDRVAGDLSSAVRVVELCGRLPLAIGICGGRLAAREGWTLREMADRLADRRRRRLDELQVSRQIDQSVRDSLQLSYDDCTPTQRRLLRSFGLLASPDVQGWAAGELLGVSTLEGDDQLEALVDAQLVEYSGRDATGETRYRLHDLVRLYAREQAEKEDSVEHRRQAVERVVGGYRERAEQMAAARWPQDWQRQSGARPPDAGGAPAVDWLSSERPALLALIDQAAGLELWGLVWRLGRASCSLFHSLRLFWQEWRAVADITCRAARHLDDPRSVGIALLERSAVLGGQGQNQDAKADALEALELFEGLREGWWAARAQRAVGMTLRTAGNLDAAQEHLQRAVEAFREEGDQWWHARTQRNLGELRLAQRRHAEARELLEEALEVFRRNGNNYSHAQTLRALGEVLAAEARDLGSRGRAEEAERRFTQAAAVLERAAEAFRLRHEQWEEARCLRAAGDVGDPRNGLRELTFVVRAEEMLSGLGDTWGMARTRLSVGRALDRLGRLEEAVHAIELAIDAFRGLEDRWWEARSLRTLAEVLVAAGRLGDARGPADRALEIYRSLGNASGVARARAVLDRALGDRDAAR from the coding sequence GTGGCCAAGAGGTCGGCCGGCAGGGACGATCGGCGCCGCGGCCCGCGGGCCGCACGGCTGGCCGCCCCCACCGCGGTGGGCGGCCTCACCGCCGTGGTCACCGCCCTGACGATGTCGCTGGACCTGGTGGAGCTGACCGCCCCCGGCCAACTCGCCGTCATGGGGGGCGTCACCGTCCTGGCCGGGCTGGTCGCCTGGGGCTCGCAGCGCGGGACCGACGCGGACGACACCGGCCACCCGCCCCCGGCCCTGACCGGGAACGGGACGCCCGCCCAGCTCCCCCCGGTGATCGCGCACTTCACGGGACGGTCGTCGACGCTGGGCGAACTGCACGACCTGTTCGCCGACACCGCCCCGCGAGGACGCCGCCGCGGGCCCGACCGCACCGCTCCGCACGTGGTGTCGATCCACGGCCCGGCGGGGGTGGGCAAGTCGGCGTTGGCGACCCGGTTCGCGCACGAGATCGCCGCGCGCTACCCCGACGGCCAGCTCTACTTCGACCTGCGCGGCGGACGCGACGCCCGGGTCCGGCCAGAGGAGGTCCTCATCGGCTTCCTGCTCGCCCTGGGCGTACGGCTCACCACCGACCCCGGCGGGCTCCAGGAGCTGCAGAAGCTGTGGTGGAGCTGGGCGCGGGGCCGGCGCATCCTCGTCTTCCTCGACAACGCGCAGGACGCCGAGCAGGTCCATGCGCTGATCCCGCCCGAGCCCGGCTGCGCCGTCCTGGTCACCTCCCGCCAGCCGCTGTACCTGCGCAACACCCACGACCGGCGGCTGCGCGAGTTCACCGAGTCGCAGGGCATCGAGCTGCTGGCCCGGCTGGCCGGCGACGACCGGGTGGCGGGCGACCTGTCGTCGGCGGTCCGCGTGGTCGAGCTGTGCGGCCGGCTGCCGCTGGCGATCGGCATCTGCGGCGGACGGCTGGCCGCCCGGGAGGGCTGGACGCTGCGCGAGATGGCCGATCGGCTGGCCGACCGGCGGCGCCGCAGGCTCGACGAGCTGCAGGTGTCCCGACAGATCGACCAGAGCGTGCGGGACTCGCTGCAGCTCTCCTATGACGACTGCACCCCCACCCAGCGGCGACTGCTGCGGTCGTTCGGGCTGCTGGCCTCGCCGGACGTGCAGGGCTGGGCGGCCGGGGAACTGCTCGGCGTGTCCACGCTCGAGGGCGACGACCAGCTCGAGGCGCTCGTCGACGCCCAGCTCGTCGAGTACTCGGGCCGCGACGCCACCGGGGAGACCCGCTACCGGCTGCACGACCTGGTCCGCCTGTACGCCCGGGAGCAGGCCGAGAAGGAGGACTCCGTCGAGCACCGACGGCAGGCCGTGGAGCGCGTCGTCGGCGGCTACCGGGAGCGCGCCGAGCAGATGGCCGCCGCCCGTTGGCCGCAGGACTGGCAGCGGCAGAGCGGCGCCCGTCCGCCGGACGCGGGCGGCGCCCCCGCCGTGGACTGGCTCAGCAGCGAACGCCCCGCGCTGCTGGCGCTCATCGACCAGGCCGCCGGGCTGGAGCTGTGGGGGCTGGTGTGGCGGTTGGGCCGGGCCTCCTGCTCCCTGTTCCACTCCCTGCGGCTGTTCTGGCAGGAGTGGCGGGCCGTCGCCGACATCACCTGTCGCGCCGCACGGCACCTGGACGATCCGCGCAGCGTCGGCATCGCCCTGCTGGAGAGGTCCGCCGTGCTCGGCGGCCAGGGCCAGAACCAGGACGCCAAAGCGGACGCACTCGAGGCGCTGGAGCTGTTCGAAGGGCTCCGCGAGGGCTGGTGGGCGGCCCGTGCACAGCGCGCCGTCGGCATGACCCTGCGGACGGCCGGCAACCTCGACGCGGCCCAGGAGCACCTGCAGCGCGCGGTCGAGGCGTTCCGCGAGGAGGGCGACCAGTGGTGGCACGCGCGCACCCAGCGCAACCTCGGTGAGCTGCGGCTGGCGCAGCGCCGCCATGCCGAGGCGCGGGAGCTGCTCGAAGAGGCGCTGGAGGTCTTCCGGCGCAACGGCAACAACTACAGCCACGCCCAGACGCTGCGGGCGCTGGGAGAGGTCCTCGCCGCCGAGGCCCGCGACCTGGGCTCCCGCGGTCGGGCGGAGGAGGCGGAGCGCCGGTTCACCCAGGCCGCCGCCGTCCTCGAACGGGCGGCCGAGGCGTTCCGGCTCCGCCACGAGCAGTGGGAGGAGGCCCGCTGCCTGCGCGCGGCCGGCGACGTCGGCGATCCCCGCAACGGGCTGCGGGAGCTGACGTTCGTCGTCCGGGCCGAGGAGATGCTGTCGGGTCTGGGCGACACGTGGGGCATGGCCCGCACCCGCCTGTCGGTGGGCCGGGCCCTGGACCGCCTGGGCCGCCTGGAGGAGGCCGTCCACGCCATCGAACTGGCGATCGACGCGTTCCGCGGGCTCGAGGACCGCTGGTGGGAGGCTCGCAGCCTACGGACGCTGGCCGAGGTGCTGGTCGCGGCGGGCCGCCTCGGCGACGCCCGCGGGCCGGCCGACCGGGCGCTGGAGATCTACCGAAGCCTCGGCAACGCGTCCGGCGTCGCGCGCGCCCGCGCCGTTCTGGACCGGGCGCTCGGCGACCGGGACGCGGCCCGGTGA
- a CDS encoding S-(hydroxymethyl)mycothiol dehydrogenase — protein MPHEVRGVVARAKGAPVTIETVLVPDPGPGEALVKVATCGVCHTDLHYREGGINDEYPFLLGHEAAGVVEAVGEGVTDVAPGDFVVLNWRAVCGRCRACLRGRPWYCFNTHNARQKMTLADGTELSPALGIGAFADKTLVAAGQCTKVDPAARPAAVGLLGCGVMAGIGAAVNTGGVTRGDSVAVIGCGGVGDAAIAGARLAGAARIIAVDVDDRKLEWARGFGATHTVNSRETDPVAAIRELTGGFGADVVIEAVGRPETYEQAFYARDLAGTVVLVGVPTPEMRLDLPLLEVFGRGGALKSSWYGDCLPSRDFPMLVDLHLQGRLDLDAFVSETIALDGVEAAFARMHEGDVLRSVVIL, from the coding sequence ATGCCACACGAAGTCCGAGGCGTCGTCGCGCGCGCCAAGGGCGCGCCCGTGACGATCGAGACGGTGCTCGTTCCCGACCCCGGCCCCGGCGAGGCGCTGGTGAAGGTCGCGACGTGCGGGGTGTGCCACACCGACCTGCACTACCGCGAGGGCGGCATCAACGACGAGTACCCCTTCCTGCTCGGGCACGAGGCGGCCGGAGTGGTCGAGGCCGTCGGCGAGGGGGTCACCGACGTCGCCCCCGGCGACTTCGTGGTCCTCAACTGGCGGGCCGTGTGCGGGCGGTGCCGGGCGTGCCTGCGGGGCCGTCCCTGGTACTGCTTCAACACCCACAACGCCCGGCAGAAGATGACGTTGGCGGACGGCACCGAACTGTCCCCGGCGCTGGGCATCGGCGCGTTCGCCGACAAGACGCTCGTGGCCGCCGGACAGTGCACCAAGGTCGACCCGGCCGCCCGGCCCGCCGCCGTCGGGCTGCTGGGCTGCGGGGTGATGGCCGGGATCGGCGCCGCCGTCAACACCGGGGGAGTGACCCGCGGCGACAGCGTCGCGGTGATCGGCTGCGGAGGCGTGGGCGACGCGGCCATCGCCGGGGCCCGCCTCGCGGGCGCGGCGCGGATCATCGCCGTCGACGTCGACGACCGCAAGCTGGAGTGGGCGCGGGGCTTCGGCGCCACCCACACCGTCAACTCCCGCGAGACCGACCCGGTGGCCGCCATCAGGGAGTTGACCGGCGGCTTCGGCGCCGACGTGGTGATCGAGGCGGTCGGCCGGCCGGAGACCTACGAGCAGGCGTTCTACGCCCGCGACCTGGCGGGCACCGTGGTGCTGGTCGGGGTGCCGACCCCGGAGATGCGACTGGACCTGCCGCTGCTGGAGGTGTTCGGCCGGGGCGGCGCGCTCAAGTCCTCCTGGTACGGCGACTGCCTGCCCTCGCGAGATTTCCCGATGCTCGTCGACCTCCATCTGCAGGGCCGACTCGACCTGGACGCCTTCGTCTCCGAGACCATCGCCCTGGACGGGGTGGAGGCCGCCTTCGCCAGGATGCACGAGGGCGACGTGCTCCGATCGGTGGTGATCCTGTGA
- a CDS encoding MBL fold metallo-hydrolase, with protein MNVERVVTSGRFTLDGGTWDVDNNVWLVGDDREVVVIDAAHDAEAILAAVGDRELRAIVCTHAHNDHVNAAPTLADRTGAPIWLHPADSELWRMVHPDREPDHDTADGDEVTVAGTTLRILHTPGHAPGAVCLYAPELGTVFTGDTLFQGGPGATGRSFSDFDTIIASIRDRLLPLPDSTVVRTGHGDDTAIGAESPQLEDWIARGH; from the coding sequence GTGAACGTCGAACGCGTCGTCACCTCGGGACGGTTCACCCTCGACGGCGGCACTTGGGACGTCGACAACAACGTCTGGCTCGTCGGCGACGACCGCGAGGTCGTCGTCATCGACGCCGCCCACGACGCCGAGGCGATCCTGGCCGCCGTGGGCGACCGCGAGCTGAGGGCCATCGTGTGCACCCACGCCCACAACGATCACGTCAACGCCGCCCCGACGCTGGCCGACCGGACCGGCGCGCCGATCTGGCTCCACCCGGCCGACTCCGAGCTGTGGCGGATGGTGCATCCGGACCGCGAGCCCGATCACGACACGGCCGACGGCGACGAGGTGACGGTCGCCGGGACGACGCTGAGGATCCTGCACACCCCGGGGCACGCCCCCGGCGCCGTCTGCCTGTACGCGCCCGAGCTGGGCACCGTCTTCACCGGCGACACCCTCTTCCAGGGCGGGCCCGGCGCGACCGGACGCTCGTTCTCGGACTTCGACACCATCATCGCGTCGATCCGCGACCGGCTCCTGCCCCTTCCCGACTCCACCGTCGTACGGACGGGGCACGGCGACGACACCGCCATCGGGGCCGAGTCCCCGCAACTGGAGGACTGGATCGCCCGAGGTCACTGA
- a CDS encoding winged helix DNA-binding domain-containing protein, with protein MTIGEVLDRRAVNRATLARQMLLGRVASPVTDVLERLVGLQAQTPHSWYVGLWNRVAGFTPGQAADLLTGREAVRMALMRSTIHLVTARDALWLRPLVQPVIERSTKGAFGGHWVGLDRDEVTAVGRSLVEERPLTPSRLGALLAEHGLGAGWGERDPAALAQAVRAWVPLVQVPPRGVWGTSGPIAHTSAEAWLGRPPADDPPLEDLVLRYLAAFGPATVKDVQTWSGLTRLREVTDRLGSRLVTFRDEEGRELLDLPDAPRPGPDVPATARFMYDFDNLFLSHADRGRVVTDVCRAQDFGRNIQPSLLLVDGFTEGAWKIVRSGDTAALVVKPFRRLTGAEHDDVADEGARLLEFAEADAAVKEVRFMRHDVAEMPWTTTGNG; from the coding sequence ATGACGATCGGTGAGGTGCTCGACCGGCGTGCGGTCAACCGGGCCACCCTGGCCCGCCAGATGCTGCTGGGACGGGTCGCGTCGCCGGTCACGGACGTGCTCGAACGGCTCGTCGGGCTTCAGGCGCAGACCCCGCACTCCTGGTACGTCGGACTGTGGAACCGGGTGGCCGGCTTCACGCCCGGGCAGGCGGCCGACCTGCTCACCGGGCGCGAGGCGGTCCGGATGGCGCTGATGCGCTCGACCATCCACCTGGTCACCGCCCGCGACGCGCTCTGGCTGCGGCCCCTGGTGCAGCCCGTCATCGAACGCAGCACCAAGGGGGCCTTCGGCGGGCACTGGGTCGGTCTCGACAGGGACGAGGTCACCGCCGTCGGACGTTCCCTGGTCGAGGAGCGGCCGTTGACCCCGTCCCGACTCGGCGCGCTGTTGGCCGAGCACGGGCTCGGGGCGGGATGGGGCGAGCGCGACCCGGCGGCGCTGGCGCAGGCCGTCCGGGCGTGGGTGCCGCTGGTGCAGGTCCCGCCGCGCGGCGTGTGGGGGACGAGCGGGCCCATCGCCCATACGAGCGCCGAGGCGTGGCTCGGTCGGCCGCCCGCCGACGATCCGCCCCTGGAGGATCTCGTGCTGCGCTACCTCGCCGCGTTCGGGCCGGCCACGGTGAAGGACGTCCAGACCTGGTCGGGCCTGACCCGGCTGCGCGAGGTGACCGACCGGCTCGGGTCGCGGCTCGTGACCTTCCGCGACGAGGAGGGGCGCGAGCTGCTCGACCTGCCGGACGCCCCCCGGCCCGGGCCCGACGTCCCGGCGACGGCGCGGTTCATGTACGACTTCGACAACCTGTTCCTGTCGCACGCCGACCGCGGCCGGGTCGTCACGGACGTCTGCCGGGCGCAGGACTTCGGCCGCAACATCCAGCCGTCCCTGCTGCTGGTCGACGGTTTCACCGAGGGCGCCTGGAAGATCGTCCGCTCCGGTGACACGGCCGCGCTGGTGGTCAAGCCGTTCCGGCGGCTGACCGGGGCCGAGCACGACGACGTGGCGGACGAGGGGGCCCGGCTGCTGGAGTTCGCCGAGGCGGACGCCGCCGTCAAGGAGGTCCGCTTCATGCGTCACGATGTGGCGGAGATGCCCTGGACGACCACGGGCAACGGTTAG
- a CDS encoding HemK2/MTQ2 family protein methyltransferase has protein sequence MLILRPPGVYLPQGDTALLTEALRDAAVPPDARVLDVCTGTGAVALAAALGGTRRVTAVDVSTRAVLAAKVNARLRGLPIRVLRGDLVEPVAGEEFDVITANPPYVPSVNGAPPRHGRARAWDAGPGGRAGLDRLCAAAPPLLAEGGMLLMVQSAMCGVRATLDSLRANGLKAAVIARRREPFGPVLRGRAAVLEARGLIRPGQRHDELVVIRADRTEHGAGA, from the coding sequence GTGCTGATACTGAGGCCGCCGGGGGTCTATCTCCCGCAAGGTGACACCGCTCTGCTGACCGAGGCGTTGCGTGATGCCGCCGTTCCTCCGGACGCCCGTGTGCTCGACGTCTGCACCGGGACGGGCGCCGTGGCGTTGGCCGCCGCGCTCGGCGGGACCCGGCGGGTGACCGCCGTCGACGTCTCGACCCGGGCGGTGCTCGCCGCCAAGGTCAACGCCCGCCTGCGGGGCCTGCCGATCCGGGTGCTGCGGGGCGACCTGGTCGAACCGGTGGCGGGGGAGGAGTTCGACGTCATCACCGCCAACCCGCCCTACGTCCCGAGCGTGAACGGCGCGCCTCCTCGGCACGGCCGGGCCCGCGCATGGGACGCCGGACCGGGCGGACGCGCCGGGCTCGATCGGCTCTGCGCGGCCGCGCCGCCGCTCCTCGCCGAGGGCGGCATGCTGCTGATGGTGCAGTCGGCGATGTGCGGGGTGCGGGCCACGTTGGACTCTCTGCGCGCCAACGGTCTGAAGGCCGCCGTGATCGCCCGCCGCCGCGAGCCCTTCGGGCCCGTCCTGCGCGGGCGGGCGGCCGTTCTGGAGGCCCGCGGGCTGATCCGCCCCGGGCAGCGCCACGACGAACTGGTGGTGATCCGTGCCGACCGGACCGAACACGGCGCCGGAGCCTGA
- a CDS encoding CDGSH iron-sulfur domain-containing protein, with protein MPTGPNTAPEPEGPEQPEQPERSRGPERRRVIMEPGGPVLVEGPVEIDLPDGGTLECDRFMVALCTCRRSRRFPLCDTSHRRRR; from the coding sequence GTGCCGACCGGACCGAACACGGCGCCGGAGCCTGAGGGGCCCGAGCAGCCCGAGCAGCCCGAGCGGTCGAGGGGGCCCGAACGGCGCCGTGTGATCATGGAGCCGGGCGGGCCGGTGCTCGTGGAGGGGCCCGTGGAGATCGACCTGCCGGACGGCGGGACGCTCGAGTGCGACCGTTTCATGGTGGCGCTGTGCACCTGCCGCCGCAGTCGCCGGTTCCCCCTGTGCGACACCAGTCACCGCCGTCGCCGCTAG
- a CDS encoding iron-containing redox enzyme family protein yields the protein MTSTLPVPLASRHTLPMPRGPVSEAVVESLRSAPPGRWPTGEVASADPLGEDVQLALHTCYELHYQGFEGVDADWEWEPGLLGLRAAMERSFLAVLRDAVPGGEDVEDVLDGLLVERPDARGVSHFLRDEGEWWQMREYLAHRSVYHLKEADPHAWLIPRLQGRAKASLVAVEFDEYGGGRAERMHSRLYADLLDDVGLDTRYLAYLDAVPAEMLATVTMMSLFGLHRGLRGAMVGHFAAAEITTAPSARRMANALERLGAGPRATEFFTEHIEADAVHEQVLRHEVVGDLLRREPELAADVVLGVQATDFLEGRLGDHLLGRWAEGKSSLRRPL from the coding sequence ATGACCTCGACCCTGCCCGTCCCCTTGGCGTCGCGGCACACCCTGCCGATGCCTCGTGGCCCCGTGTCGGAGGCGGTCGTCGAGTCGCTGCGCTCGGCCCCGCCCGGACGGTGGCCGACGGGCGAGGTCGCCTCCGCCGACCCGCTGGGCGAGGACGTGCAGCTCGCCCTCCACACCTGCTACGAGCTGCATTACCAGGGCTTCGAGGGTGTCGACGCGGACTGGGAGTGGGAGCCGGGCCTGCTGGGTCTGCGCGCCGCGATGGAGCGCTCGTTCCTGGCGGTGTTGCGCGACGCCGTGCCCGGCGGCGAGGACGTCGAGGACGTTCTGGACGGCCTGCTCGTCGAACGGCCCGACGCCCGAGGCGTCTCGCACTTCCTGCGGGACGAGGGCGAGTGGTGGCAGATGCGGGAGTACCTCGCCCACCGTTCGGTGTACCACCTCAAGGAGGCCGATCCGCACGCCTGGCTGATCCCCCGTCTGCAGGGGCGGGCCAAGGCGTCGCTGGTGGCGGTGGAGTTCGACGAGTACGGCGGCGGACGCGCCGAGCGGATGCACTCCCGGCTGTACGCGGACCTGTTGGACGACGTGGGCCTCGACACGCGCTACCTGGCGTACCTGGACGCCGTCCCGGCCGAGATGCTCGCCACCGTGACCATGATGTCGCTGTTCGGGCTGCACCGGGGGCTGCGCGGCGCGATGGTCGGGCACTTCGCGGCGGCGGAGATCACCACCGCCCCCAGCGCGCGACGGATGGCGAACGCGCTGGAACGGCTGGGCGCGGGGCCGCGCGCCACGGAGTTCTTCACCGAGCACATCGAGGCGGACGCCGTGCACGAACAGGTGCTGCGCCACGAGGTCGTCGGCGACCTGCTTCGCCGGGAGCCCGAGCTCGCCGCCGACGTGGTGCTGGGCGTCCAGGCCACCGACTTCCTGGAGGGCCGGCTCGGCGACCACCTGCTGGGCCGCTGGGCGGAGGGGAAGAGTTCTCTGCGTCGACCTCTCTGA
- a CDS encoding carboxylate-amine ligase produces the protein MRGRDAVSGVTMGVEEEFLLVDPATGGTVPRASRVLARAAEAPPRAPGAEYHAELVTTQVEAVTGVCRDLPSLARQLREGRRVLARAAAGEGLALVSSGTPVPATLDPPFADGDRFSLIAERYAGMVVGYESCGCHVHVGVPERETAVAVVNHLRPWLPTLLALSANSPFDRGRDSGYASWRMVGQARFPGSGVTPWFPSAQAYERGLDRLVDCGVLVDRAMTFWLARPSSHLPTVEVRVADAAATVDEAVLQAALTRALVRRAVADLETGREAPRPDDQVCAAALWAAARHGLGGPGVHPLEEVQVPAWRLVDELLDRVRTALEESGDLSRVTALLARLRRGGTGADRQRRAGGSGGAEVVAMLIRETVAEEWLPEERVREAPSPDSARTET, from the coding sequence GTGCGAGGCCGCGACGCGGTGTCCGGAGTGACGATGGGGGTCGAGGAGGAGTTCCTCCTGGTCGACCCGGCGACGGGCGGGACGGTCCCGCGGGCCTCGCGGGTGCTGGCCCGGGCGGCGGAGGCCCCGCCGCGCGCGCCGGGGGCCGAGTACCACGCCGAGTTGGTCACCACGCAGGTCGAGGCGGTCACCGGGGTGTGCCGCGACCTGCCGAGCCTGGCGCGTCAACTGCGGGAGGGCAGGCGCGTGCTCGCGCGGGCGGCGGCCGGGGAGGGCCTGGCGCTGGTCTCGTCGGGCACGCCGGTGCCGGCGACCCTCGATCCCCCGTTCGCGGACGGCGATCGCTTCTCCCTGATCGCGGAGCGCTACGCCGGAATGGTCGTCGGGTACGAGTCGTGCGGCTGTCATGTGCACGTCGGCGTCCCGGAGCGGGAGACGGCGGTGGCCGTGGTCAACCATCTGCGGCCCTGGCTGCCGACCCTGCTGGCGCTGTCGGCCAACTCCCCGTTCGACCGGGGCCGCGACAGCGGCTACGCGAGCTGGCGGATGGTGGGACAGGCGAGGTTCCCGGGTTCGGGGGTGACGCCGTGGTTCCCCTCGGCGCAGGCGTACGAGCGGGGGTTGGACCGGCTGGTGGACTGCGGCGTGCTGGTGGATCGCGCGATGACGTTCTGGCTGGCCCGGCCCTCGTCGCACCTTCCGACGGTGGAGGTGCGCGTGGCCGACGCGGCGGCGACGGTGGACGAGGCGGTGCTGCAGGCGGCCCTCACCCGCGCGCTGGTCCGCCGCGCCGTGGCCGACCTGGAGACCGGCCGCGAGGCGCCGCGTCCCGACGACCAGGTGTGCGCGGCGGCGCTGTGGGCGGCGGCCAGGCACGGCCTGGGCGGGCCGGGCGTCCATCCGCTGGAGGAGGTCCAGGTGCCCGCGTGGCGGCTGGTGGACGAGCTGCTCGATCGGGTGCGGACCGCCCTGGAGGAGTCCGGGGACCTGTCCCGGGTGACCGCGCTGCTGGCGAGGCTGCGCCGCGGGGGGACGGGGGCCGACCGGCAGCGGAGGGCCGGCGGGAGCGGCGGCGCCGAGGTCGTCGCCATGCTGATCCGCGAGACCGTCGCCGAGGAATGGCTCCCGGAGGAACGGGTACGAGAGGCGCCCTCCCCTGATTCCGCCCGAACGGAGACATGA
- a CDS encoding catalase produces MTDVSGQGSRPGDERPILTNRQGHPVYDNQNQRTVGARGPATLENYQFLEKISHFDRERIPERVVHARGATAFGFFEAYGKWGDEPIDRYTRARLFQEAGRRTDVAVRFSTVIGGRDSAETARDPRGFAIKFYTEDGNWDLVGNNLAVFFIRDAIKFPDVIHALKPDPVTFRQEPNRIFDFMSQTPEAMHMLVNLFSPRGIPADYRHMQGFGVNTYKWVDRHGTTHLVKYHWMPKQGVRSMTEADAAAVQAHDLGHATRDLHEAIDRGDHPEWELLVQIMTDEEHPELGFDPLDDTKVWPENEFPAKPVGRMVLDRNVSNNFAENEQIAFGTGVLVDGLDFSDDKMLVGRTFSYSDTQRYRVGPNYLQLPVNNAKNAEVRTNQRDGQMTYFVDTGGESPHINYEPSLLGGLREAEYPTHDDQGPDISGRLTRKRIPLTNDYEQAGQRYLLMEQWERDDLVGNFVTLLKQCDRRIQERMVWHFLMAEDELGLRVGEGLGISPDDVAHLEPLASQTLTDAERERLAHLGKNGPRDVAGLKMTHCVPDERAEHAPAP; encoded by the coding sequence ATGACGGACGTTTCGGGCCAGGGTTCGCGGCCCGGTGACGAGCGCCCCATCCTGACCAACCGGCAGGGCCACCCGGTCTACGACAACCAGAACCAGCGGACCGTCGGCGCCCGAGGCCCCGCGACCCTGGAGAACTACCAGTTCCTCGAGAAGATCAGCCACTTCGACCGGGAGCGCATCCCCGAACGGGTGGTGCACGCCCGGGGCGCCACCGCGTTCGGGTTCTTCGAGGCGTACGGGAAATGGGGGGACGAGCCCATCGACCGGTACACCCGCGCGCGACTGTTCCAGGAGGCCGGCAGGCGCACCGACGTCGCCGTGCGGTTCTCCACCGTCATCGGGGGCCGCGACTCCGCGGAGACGGCCCGGGACCCGCGCGGGTTCGCGATCAAGTTCTACACCGAGGACGGCAACTGGGACCTGGTGGGCAACAACCTGGCGGTCTTCTTCATCCGGGACGCCATCAAGTTCCCCGACGTCATCCACGCCCTCAAGCCCGACCCGGTGACCTTCCGGCAGGAGCCCAACCGGATCTTCGACTTCATGTCGCAGACACCCGAGGCCATGCACATGCTGGTCAACCTGTTCAGTCCGCGCGGCATCCCCGCCGACTACCGGCACATGCAGGGCTTCGGGGTCAACACCTACAAGTGGGTCGACCGGCACGGCACGACCCATCTCGTCAAATACCACTGGATGCCCAAGCAGGGCGTCCGCAGCATGACCGAGGCCGACGCCGCCGCCGTCCAGGCCCACGACCTCGGCCACGCCACCCGCGACCTGCACGAGGCCATCGACCGCGGCGACCACCCCGAATGGGAGCTGCTCGTCCAGATCATGACCGACGAGGAGCACCCCGAACTCGGGTTCGACCCGCTGGACGACACCAAGGTCTGGCCGGAGAACGAGTTCCCCGCCAAGCCCGTCGGGCGGATGGTGCTCGACCGCAACGTGTCCAACAACTTCGCCGAGAACGAGCAGATCGCGTTCGGCACCGGCGTGCTGGTCGACGGGCTCGACTTCTCCGACGACAAGATGCTCGTCGGACGGACGTTCTCCTACAGCGACACCCAGCGCTACCGGGTGGGGCCGAACTACCTGCAGCTCCCGGTCAACAACGCCAAGAACGCCGAGGTGCGCACCAACCAGCGCGACGGTCAGATGACCTACTTCGTCGACACCGGCGGCGAAAGCCCGCACATCAACTACGAGCCCTCGCTCCTCGGCGGCCTCCGTGAGGCCGAGTATCCGACGCACGACGACCAGGGCCCGGACATCAGCGGCAGGCTGACCCGCAAGCGCATCCCGCTGACCAACGACTACGAGCAGGCGGGCCAGCGCTATCTGCTCATGGAGCAGTGGGAGCGCGACGACCTCGTGGGCAACTTCGTGACCCTGCTGAAGCAGTGCGACCGGCGGATCCAGGAGCGGATGGTCTGGCACTTCCTGATGGCCGAGGACGAGTTGGGCCTCCGCGTCGGCGAGGGGCTCGGCATCTCACCGGACGATGTCGCGCACCTCGAACCGCTCGCGAGCCAGACCCTCACCGACGCCGAACGGGAACGGCTCGCCCACCTCGGCAAGAACGGCCCCCGCGACGTCGCGGGTCTGAAGATGACCCACTGCGTGCCCGACGAACGGGCCGAGCACGCTCCGGCCCCCTGA
- a CDS encoding SRPBCC family protein produces MGQVTAVAQKTMSATPEQVMKALADYEGTRPRMLTEHYGEYEVREGGQGAGTVVHWRLAATSKRVRDCLLSVTAPREGALVESDANSSMVTTWTVASAGGGSRVRVETTWTGAGGIGGFFERTFAPGGLKKIYDEQLAKLEGVLAAPSQRG; encoded by the coding sequence ATGGGACAGGTCACCGCGGTCGCGCAGAAGACGATGAGCGCCACCCCCGAACAGGTCATGAAGGCCCTCGCCGACTACGAGGGCACCCGCCCCCGGATGCTCACCGAGCACTACGGGGAGTACGAGGTGCGCGAGGGCGGGCAGGGGGCGGGCACGGTGGTGCACTGGCGGCTCGCCGCGACCAGCAAGCGGGTCCGCGACTGCCTCCTGTCGGTGACCGCTCCCCGCGAGGGCGCCCTCGTGGAGAGCGACGCCAACTCCAGCATGGTCACCACCTGGACGGTCGCCTCCGCCGGAGGCGGCTCCCGGGTGAGGGTCGAGACCACCTGGACGGGCGCGGGCGGCATCGGCGGGTTCTTCGAGCGCACGTTCGCGCCGGGCGGCCTCAAGAAGATCTACGACGAGCAGCTCGCCAAGCTGGAGGGCGTGCTCGCCGCGCCGTCGCAGCGGGGCTGA